A region of Lycium barbarum isolate Lr01 chromosome 3, ASM1917538v2, whole genome shotgun sequence DNA encodes the following proteins:
- the LOC132630488 gene encoding uracil phosphoribosyltransferase, with the protein MACHSLIYIPPYPHPPISFSAYRQNNLPTLNFHSKKVCNSRSRRMSLVCAMAAENKVVSGDRMLVFVPPHPLIKHWVSVLRNEQTPCPVFKNAMAELGRLLMYEASRDWLPTVAGEIQSPMGVASVEFVDPREPVAIVPILRAGLALAEHAASILPATKTYHLGVSRNEETLQPSVYLNKLPDKFPEGSRVIVVDPMLATGGTIVAAIDLIKERGVDNSQIKVICAVAAPPALTKLSEKFPRLHVYAGILDPTVNEKGFIIPGLGDAGDRSFGT; encoded by the exons ATGGCGTGCCACTCTCTTATTTATATCCCCCCTTACCCCCACCCTCCTATTTCTTTCTCCGCCTATCGGCAAAATAATCTGCCCACACTCAATTTTCACTCTAAAAAG GTTTGTAATTCTCGTAGTAGAAGGATGAGTTTGGTTTGTGCTATGGCGGCGGAGAATAAAGTGGTATCTGGTGATAGAATGCTG GTGTTTGTTCCGCCACATCCTCTGATTAAGCACTGGGTTTCCGTTCTTCGAAATGAACAGACGCCTTGCCCAGTTTTCA AGAATGCCATGGCTGAGCTTGGTAGATTGCTTATGTATGAAGCTTCAAGAGATTGGTTG CCAACTGTAGCAGGAGAGATCCAGTCACCAATGGGTGTTGCATCTGTGGAATTCGTTGATCCAAGGGAGCCTGTTGCG ATTGTTCCCATTTTGAGAGCTGGTCTGGCTCTTGCAGAGCATGCGGCATCAATTTTGCCAGCAACAAAAACATATCATTTGG GTGTAAGTAGAAATGAAGAAACACTTCAGCCCTCTGTATACTTGAACAA GTTGCCTGATAAATTTCCTGAAGGTTCTCGTGTGATTGTTGTTGATCCAATGCTGGCAACTG GTGGTACAATAGTTGCAGCTATTGACCTAATAAAGGAACGTGGAGTTGACAATAGTCAGATTAAAGTG ATATGTGCTGTGGCTGCTCCTCCTGCTCTCACAAAGCTCAGTGAGAAGTTTCCACG ATTACACGTATACGCTGGAATACTTGATCCAACTGTTAATGAGAAAGG GTTTATTATCCCCGGATTGGGAGATGCTGGAGACCGTAGCTTTGGCACATGA
- the LOC132633754 gene encoding uncharacterized protein LOC132633754: MRVIPTSQGKFNPKAVNIVASDETALVSERSGVVNEKSGNIVASDETALVSEGSGVMSEKFGVVREKFGVVSKKSGNIVASDETALVSERSGVVSDKSGNIVASDKTALVSEKSGVVGKKSGVVEEKSGGVGEKYGNMGEKSGVAGRNLVLLIFLTLILIMVITSIMTLAMNSTMTTRQGWLKGEGIMLGLLLSLVVDSRHQHSIEFPGLARDVCCLEDFLFYVLLFLF, translated from the exons ATGCGAGTGATACCAACTTCTCAAGGTAAATTTAATCCTAAAGCTGTTAATATTGTTGCTAGTGACGAAACTGCTCTTGTTAGTGAGAGATCTGGTGTTGTGAATGAGAAATCTGGTAATATTGTTGCTAGTGACGAAACTGCTCTTGTTAGTGAGGGATCTGGTGTTATGAGTGAGAAATTTGGTGTTGTGCGTGAGAAATTTGGTGTTGTGAGTAAGAAATCTGGTAATATTGTTGCTAGTGACGAAACTGCACTTGTTAGTGAGAGATCTGGTGTTGTGAGTGATAAATCTGGTAATATTGTTGCTAGTGACAAAACTGCTCTTGTTAGTGAGAAATCTGGTGTTGTGGGGAAGAAATCTGGTGTTGTGGAGGAGAAATCTGGTGGTGTGGGGGAGAAATATGGTAATATGGGGGAGAAATCTGGTGTTGCGGGAAGAAATCTGGTACTGCTGATTTTTCTGACACTGATTTTGATTATGGTGATCACTTCGATCATGACTTTGGCCATGAACTCGACCATGACCACGAGGCAGGGGTGGCTCAAGGGTGAG ggTATCATGTTGGGTCTGCTTCTATCTCTCGTGGTTGATAGTCGTCATCAGCATAGTATCGAGTTTCCAGGGTTAGCACGAGACGTTTGTTGCCTTGAAGACTTCCTATTTTATGTCTTACTATtcctattctga
- the LOC132630374 gene encoding uncharacterized mitochondrial protein AtMg00810-like: MCTVRCLIAFAVKKQWSLFQLDVNNAFLHGDLDEEASRQWYAKLSQTLCSRGYTHSLNDYSLLVKISDHSFVFLAVYVDDIILTGDDLDEISALQFFLYDQFKIKDLGLLHYFLGVEVLYHDFGVLLHQKKFISDLLGEFHCTDVSPVTSPLALTIKLHASLGDLLPKPDAYRCPIGKLTFLTHTRPDLCFVVQNLSQFLHTPRVPHMDAALHVLRYLKGTSEIGVHLNNSPTMSLVGCCDSDWAACPNSKHFVTGFCVFLGNSLCYALF; this comes from the exons ATGTGCACTGTTAGGTGTCTTATAGCTTTTGCTGTCAAGAAACAGTGGTCCCTATTTCAATTAGATGTTAATAATGCATTCCTCCATGGTGACCTAGATGAAGAG GCTTCTAGGCAATGGTATGCTAAGCTGTCACAAACTCTTTGTTCTAGAGGTTATACCCACTCCCTTAATGATTACTCACTTTTAGTCAAAATATCTGATCACTCCTTTGTCTTCCTTGCTGTGTATGTTGATGACATCATCCTTACTGGGGATGATTTGGATGAAATTTCTGCTTTGCAATTTTTTCTATATGATCAGTTTAAAATCAAGGATTTGGGTTTGTTACATTATTTTCTGGGTGTTGAGGTGCTCTACCATGATTTTGGGGTATTGTTACACCAAAAGAAGTTCATTTCTGATTTGTTGGGTGAATTCCATTGTACTGATGTTTCCCCAGTAACTTCCCCTTTGGCCTTGACTATCAAGCTGCATGCTTCTTTGGGTGATCTGCTTCCTAAACCTGATGCTTATAGGTGTCCCATTGGTAAGCTCACCTTCCTAACCCACACTCGACCCGATCTTTGTTTTGTTGTTCAAAATCTTAGCCAGTTCCTCCACACTCCCAGAGTCCCTCATATGGATGCTGCTCTGCATGTTTTAAGATACTTGAAGGGTACTTCTGAGATTGGTGTCCACTTAAATAACTCCCCTACTATGTCCTTGGTTGGTTGCTGTGATAGTGATTGGGCAGCCTGCCCTAATTCTAAGCACTTCGTCACTGGTTTTTGTGTTTTCTTGGGTAATAGTctctgttacgccctattttga